One genomic window of Pirellulales bacterium includes the following:
- a CDS encoding alpha/beta fold hydrolase has product MNRFAPQWFSRHLSFDRSCLKLAAVSLLAGLMVGVLGMAARAQAADDPPGEKKIPAPLDIELQTTDGLQMQATYYGSIQGKNAVPIIMLHGYKGSRADFAGLALAMQARGCAVIVPDLRGHGKSTSINRGGELVTIDPSTLRKGDFELMVTQDLEAVKSYLMERNNAGELNIEKLCVVGNDMGAMLAVKWSQYDWHWPQLPSTKQGQDVKAVVLISPPMNFHGIPINDSLGTPLLQTGLSVLIIAGEKNSKAMDEAKRIYNRLAPLRPKPTDDREVMDKQDLFLSTVKAASLQGPNILNDKSILPQLTLVIGQFIEWRLVNKKFPWTDRKPALGQ; this is encoded by the coding sequence ATGAATCGTTTTGCCCCGCAGTGGTTTTCCAGGCATCTGTCGTTCGATCGATCGTGTCTGAAATTGGCCGCCGTCAGCCTATTGGCCGGCCTGATGGTGGGCGTATTGGGGATGGCCGCGCGGGCCCAAGCGGCCGATGATCCGCCAGGAGAAAAGAAGATCCCCGCGCCGCTCGATATCGAATTGCAAACGACCGACGGCTTGCAAATGCAGGCCACCTACTATGGCAGCATCCAGGGGAAGAATGCCGTGCCGATCATCATGTTGCATGGCTACAAGGGAAGCCGGGCGGATTTTGCCGGCCTTGCCCTGGCGATGCAGGCCCGCGGCTGCGCGGTGATCGTTCCCGACCTTCGCGGGCACGGCAAGAGCACGAGCATCAATCGGGGCGGCGAACTGGTGACCATCGATCCGTCGACGTTGAGAAAAGGGGATTTCGAGCTGATGGTCACCCAAGACCTCGAAGCCGTGAAATCGTATCTCATGGAGCGCAACAATGCCGGTGAATTGAATATCGAAAAACTCTGCGTGGTCGGCAACGATATGGGGGCCATGCTGGCGGTCAAATGGTCGCAATACGATTGGCATTGGCCGCAATTGCCGTCCACCAAGCAAGGCCAAGATGTGAAGGCCGTGGTGCTGATTTCGCCGCCGATGAATTTCCACGGTATCCCGATCAACGATTCGCTCGGCACTCCGCTATTGCAAACCGGCCTGTCGGTGTTGATCATCGCCGGCGAAAAGAATTCCAAGGCGATGGATGAAGCGAAACGAATCTACAACCGCCTCGCACCCTTGCGACCAAAGCCCACGGACGACCGCGAAGTGATGGACAAACAGGATCTGTTCCTTTCGACCGTCAAAGCGGCCTCGCTTCAGGGTCCGAACATCTTGAACGATAAGTCGATCCTGCCGCAGTTGACGCTGGTGATTGGGCAGTTCATCGAGTGGCGGCTGGTGAACAAAAAGTTCCCCTGGACCGACCGCAAGCCGGCATTGGGGCAATAA
- a CDS encoding LysM peptidoglycan-binding domain-containing protein: MPRRAKIVLVSIVLTIGFVVALQFRKPAATKTAAAPSETAGHAMSAPQIVPPNGAPPLDLSANSGQTNAGANDPATRSSATPQETNSHSQNDTVAAPTPSPPATPQPASPTSTPPPAADANDFHTAAGSAPTKPAEGALPDLPDRFSGNRSDSPSTSDFHTEPSPDASPPQTHKIVDGDSLPMLAERYLGSASRAGEIFACNRDVLGDPELLPIGARLRIPSGQARARPPAGDPATAAVAAAQPAASPPPGPAVGPTPAATKAPLLDIGSSGLSPLPPIDPQSQAAGRIYVVQNGDTLSSIAQKVYGDSAHTDVLLQANREQLRSDHDIRAGMLLATP, from the coding sequence ATGCCTCGGCGTGCAAAGATCGTGTTGGTCTCGATCGTGCTGACGATCGGATTCGTCGTGGCATTGCAATTCCGCAAGCCGGCCGCGACGAAAACCGCCGCCGCACCTAGCGAAACGGCTGGTCATGCCATGTCGGCGCCGCAAATCGTGCCGCCGAATGGCGCGCCGCCGCTCGATTTGTCGGCGAATTCCGGCCAGACAAACGCCGGCGCTAACGACCCCGCAACCCGCTCTTCGGCGACACCGCAGGAAACGAATTCGCACTCGCAAAACGACACCGTCGCTGCTCCGACGCCTTCGCCGCCGGCCACGCCGCAGCCTGCATCTCCAACATCGACGCCGCCGCCGGCTGCCGATGCGAACGATTTTCACACGGCGGCAGGAAGCGCGCCCACAAAACCGGCCGAAGGCGCGTTGCCCGATTTGCCGGACAGATTTTCCGGGAATCGGTCGGATTCTCCGTCGACGTCCGATTTTCATACCGAACCGTCGCCGGATGCTTCGCCGCCGCAGACGCACAAGATCGTCGACGGCGATTCTCTGCCAATGTTGGCCGAGCGATATTTGGGCTCGGCCAGTCGAGCCGGCGAGATTTTTGCCTGCAATCGCGATGTGCTCGGCGATCCGGAACTGCTGCCGATCGGTGCCCGGCTGCGAATTCCGAGCGGTCAAGCGCGCGCCCGACCGCCGGCGGGCGATCCGGCAACGGCCGCGGTCGCTGCGGCGCAGCCGGCCGCATCGCCGCCGCCGGGCCCCGCAGTCGGCCCGACGCCTGCCGCGACGAAAGCGCCGCTGCTCGATATCGGTTCATCCGGCTTGTCACCGCTGCCGCCGATCGATCCGCAATCGCAAGCCGCGGGGCGGATCTACGTCGTGCAAAACGGCGATACGCTGTCGAGCATCGCTCAAAAAGTCTACGGCGACAGCGCGCATACCGACGTGCTTTTGCAAGCGAATCGCGAGCAACTCCGATCGGACCACGATATTCGGGCCGGCATGTTGCTCGCTACGCCTTAA
- a CDS encoding D-TA family PLP-dependent enzyme yields MNDRWYAIANAEEVDSPSLLVYPPRIEENIRRMISIAGDADRLRPHVKTHKMSAVVRLQLGAGIHRFKCATLAEMEMAAGAGADDILLAHQPVGPKIAKLVALSMRFPNARLAAIVDDAAAASRLSAAFAQAGRRLDVFIDLDVGMGRTGIPPGPPAIDLYRCLAALNGLRPCGLHAYDGHLHQPGLAQRRQLAEAAMAPVESLREKLRAFGYDVSELVAGGTPTFPIHAAYSDRQLSPGTCLLWDAGYAAMLPDLDFLFAAALLTRVVSKPAADCVCVDLGHKAVAADPKGVRVVWPDLPDAAVVVHSEEHLNLRSPAARNLSIGDVLYGIPWHICPTCNLHPRAIVVDDGRATAEWAIDARQRN; encoded by the coding sequence ATGAACGACCGATGGTATGCGATCGCGAATGCCGAGGAGGTCGATTCGCCGTCGCTATTGGTGTATCCGCCGCGGATCGAGGAAAACATTCGCCGAATGATCTCGATCGCCGGCGACGCCGATCGGCTGCGGCCGCACGTCAAAACGCACAAGATGTCGGCCGTGGTGCGGCTGCAGTTGGGGGCGGGCATTCATCGGTTCAAATGCGCGACGTTGGCGGAAATGGAAATGGCGGCGGGTGCCGGGGCCGACGATATTCTACTGGCCCATCAGCCGGTGGGGCCGAAGATCGCCAAGCTTGTAGCGCTCTCGATGCGATTTCCAAACGCCCGACTGGCGGCGATCGTCGACGACGCCGCGGCCGCGAGCCGGCTCTCGGCAGCCTTCGCCCAGGCAGGCCGGCGGTTGGATGTGTTCATCGATCTCGACGTGGGTATGGGCCGAACCGGCATTCCTCCTGGCCCGCCCGCGATCGATCTGTACCGGTGCTTGGCTGCTCTGAACGGCCTGAGGCCATGCGGATTGCATGCCTACGACGGGCATCTCCACCAGCCGGGTCTCGCGCAGCGGCGGCAATTGGCCGAGGCGGCGATGGCGCCGGTCGAATCGTTGCGAGAAAAATTGCGGGCGTTCGGCTACGACGTTTCGGAACTTGTCGCCGGCGGAACGCCCACGTTTCCGATTCATGCGGCCTATTCCGATCGGCAACTTAGCCCCGGCACGTGCCTTTTGTGGGATGCGGGTTACGCCGCGATGCTTCCCGATCTGGATTTTCTTTTCGCGGCAGCGCTGCTGACGCGCGTCGTGAGCAAGCCGGCGGCCGACTGCGTGTGCGTCGATCTGGGACATAAAGCCGTGGCCGCGGATCCGAAAGGTGTGCGAGTTGTCTGGCCCGATTTGCCGGACGCAGCCGTCGTTGTCCATAGCGAAGAGCATCTGAACTTGCGTTCGCCGGCGGCACGCAATTTATCAATCGGCGATGTGCTCTATGGCATCCCGTGGCATATCTGTCCGACCTGCAACCTGCATCCGCGGGCGATCGTGGTGGACGATGGCCGGGCAACGGCGGAATGGGCCATTGACGCGCGCCAAAGGAACTAA
- a CDS encoding membrane dipeptidase translates to MLIFDAHLDLAMNALEWNRDLTRQVAEIRAREQGQTDKPDRGNGTVSLPEMRRGRVGLCVATLIARYVKPPNKLPGWHSPEIAWAQTQGQLAWYRAMEEAGQMTPITDAASLDRHVALWSDSPPPDAPIGYVLSLEGADSILTPRHLQRAYAQGLRAIGPAHYGPGTYAHGTHSPGGLGPRGRELLAEMQRLGIILDATHLSDESFWEALDAFSGRVWASHNNVRAIAPDTRQFTDEQIRALLERGAVIGLPLDAWMMVPGWIRGKTRPADVGLSLNHMIDHLDRICQLAGNARHVGLGTDLDGAFGVEQTPADVDTIADLARLPELLAARGYPPSDVVAIMHGNWIRFLRESWRR, encoded by the coding sequence ATGCTGATCTTCGACGCCCATCTCGATCTGGCGATGAACGCCCTAGAATGGAATCGCGACCTGACGCGGCAGGTCGCCGAGATCCGAGCCCGCGAACAGGGGCAGACCGACAAGCCCGACCGCGGCAACGGCACGGTGTCGCTGCCGGAAATGCGCCGCGGCCGAGTCGGATTGTGTGTTGCGACACTCATTGCCCGCTACGTCAAGCCGCCGAACAAGCTCCCCGGCTGGCATAGCCCGGAAATCGCGTGGGCCCAAACGCAGGGCCAATTGGCCTGGTATCGGGCGATGGAAGAAGCGGGCCAAATGACGCCGATCACCGATGCCGCTTCGCTCGATCGGCATGTCGCACTGTGGAGCGATTCGCCGCCGCCCGACGCTCCGATCGGCTACGTGCTCAGCCTCGAAGGAGCGGATTCGATTCTCACGCCGCGGCATCTCCAGCGGGCGTATGCCCAAGGATTGCGCGCCATCGGCCCGGCGCACTACGGCCCGGGCACGTACGCACACGGCACGCATTCGCCCGGCGGACTTGGTCCGCGCGGCCGTGAATTGCTGGCCGAAATGCAACGACTTGGCATCATCCTCGACGCGACGCATCTCTCCGACGAAAGCTTTTGGGAAGCGCTCGATGCGTTTTCCGGCCGCGTTTGGGCGAGCCACAACAATGTGCGTGCGATCGCTCCCGACACGCGGCAATTCACCGACGAACAGATCCGTGCGCTCCTCGAACGCGGCGCGGTGATCGGCCTGCCGCTCGACGCTTGGATGATGGTTCCCGGCTGGATTCGCGGCAAAACTCGTCCGGCCGACGTCGGGCTCTCGCTCAATCACATGATCGACCATCTCGATCGCATCTGCCAATTGGCCGGCAACGCCCGGCACGTCGGCCTGGGCACCGATCTCGACGGCGCTTTTGGCGTCGAGCAAACGCCGGCCGACGTCGACACGATCGCCGACTTGGCGCGCCTGCCCGAGTTGCTTGCAGCGCGTGGCTATCCGCCGAGCGATGTCGTTGCGATCATGCATGGCAACTGGATTCGCTTCTTGCGCGAGAGTTGGCGCCGATGA